The following are encoded in a window of Polynucleobacter sp. VK25 genomic DNA:
- the fba gene encoding class II fructose-bisphosphate aldolase (catalyzes the reversible aldol condensation of dihydroxyacetonephosphate and glyceraldehyde 3-phosphate in the Calvin cycle, glycolysis, and/or gluconeogenesis) encodes MALVSLRQLLDHAAENGYGLPAFNVNNLEQVTAIMEAANEADSPVIMQASAGARKYAGEAFLRHLISAAVEAYPHIPVVMHQDHGQSPAVCMAAIKSGFTSVMMDGSLEADGKSVASYEYNVDVSKEVVKFSHSIGVTVEAELGVLGSLETMQGDKEDGHGADGKMTREQLLTDVEQAADFVKATQCDALAIAIGTSHGAYKFTKKPTGDILAIDRIREIHARIPNTHLVMHGSSSVPQELLAEIREFGGDMKETYGVPVEEIQEGIKNGVRKINIDTDIRLAMTGAIRRYFIENPSKFDPRDYLKPAREAAKKVCIARFQAFGSAGQASKIKPIPLEKMAELYKSGKLTQIVK; translated from the coding sequence ATGGCTTTAGTATCTTTAAGACAACTCTTGGATCATGCTGCTGAGAATGGCTACGGCCTGCCAGCATTTAACGTCAACAACTTAGAGCAGGTGACAGCGATTATGGAAGCGGCGAACGAAGCCGACTCCCCAGTCATCATGCAGGCTTCGGCTGGTGCACGTAAATATGCTGGTGAAGCATTCTTGCGCCATTTGATTTCTGCTGCAGTTGAGGCATACCCGCATATTCCTGTAGTGATGCACCAAGACCATGGTCAAAGCCCAGCCGTATGTATGGCTGCTATCAAGAGCGGCTTTACTAGCGTGATGATGGACGGTTCATTAGAGGCTGATGGCAAGAGTGTTGCTAGTTATGAATACAACGTCGACGTATCTAAAGAAGTAGTGAAGTTCTCCCACTCTATTGGGGTTACTGTTGAGGCTGAATTGGGCGTTCTGGGATCTTTAGAAACGATGCAAGGCGATAAAGAAGATGGTCATGGTGCCGACGGTAAGATGACCCGTGAACAGTTGCTGACTGATGTGGAACAAGCAGCTGATTTTGTGAAGGCGACCCAGTGCGATGCTTTAGCTATTGCGATTGGTACTAGCCATGGTGCATACAAGTTCACCAAAAAGCCAACCGGCGATATTTTGGCAATCGATCGCATTAGAGAAATTCATGCGCGCATTCCAAACACGCATTTGGTAATGCATGGCTCTTCGAGCGTTCCTCAAGAATTGCTTGCTGAGATCCGTGAATTCGGCGGTGATATGAAAGAGACATACGGTGTTCCTGTTGAGGAGATCCAAGAGGGCATCAAGAATGGCGTACGTAAGATCAATATCGATACCGATATCCGTTTGGCAATGACTGGCGCAATCCGTCGTTACTTTATTGAAAATCCATCCAAGTTTGATCCACGCGACTATTTGAAGCCAGCTCGTGAAGCTGCTAAGAAGGTTTGCATTGCGCGTTTCCAGGCTTTTGGTTCTGCTGGACAAGCCTCCAAAATTAAGCCGATTCCTTTAGAGAAGATGGCCGAGCTTTATAAGAGCGGCAAATTAACTCAAATTGTGAAGTGA
- the pyk gene encoding pyruvate kinase yields the protein MLRATKIIATLGPASEKPEVLRDMIRAGVDVVRMNFSHGTVADHKARHDLVRSISAEAGKEVGIMADLQGPKIRVGKFADSKILLKEGDKFTLDVACELGDQTKVGLDYKELPGDVKPGDRLLLNDGLVVLTVESVKGGEIFTVVEQGGPLSNNKGINRAGGGLTAPALTEKDIADLDAAIAMGVDFLAISFPKDGADMAYARTLADAASAKYGVGKVRTIAKVERAEAIEPEALKSIIAESDGIMVARGDLAIEVGNAAVPALQKRMISWAREADKFTITATQMMESMINAPVPTRAEVSDVANAVLDGTDAVMLSAESAAGMYPVQTIKAMAEICVEAEKSDRVKLDTDFLDQTFTRIDQTIALGALFTAHHLNADAIAALTDSGSTAIWMSRHNIHVPIFALTSKIATQRALSTYRNVTPIGLDYTKDRDTALQEVEACLKKVGAVKKGDTVVLTSGEPMGEPGGTNTLKIIHVK from the coding sequence ATGTTGAGAGCAACCAAGATCATTGCAACCTTAGGGCCTGCTTCCGAAAAGCCCGAGGTGTTGCGTGACATGATTCGTGCTGGTGTGGATGTGGTTCGAATGAACTTCTCGCACGGCACTGTTGCTGACCATAAAGCACGCCACGATTTAGTACGCTCTATCTCTGCCGAAGCTGGTAAAGAAGTCGGCATCATGGCTGACTTGCAGGGCCCAAAAATTCGTGTAGGTAAATTTGCAGATAGCAAAATTCTTCTAAAAGAAGGCGACAAGTTCACTCTAGATGTGGCTTGTGAGCTCGGCGACCAAACTAAAGTCGGCCTTGATTACAAAGAGTTGCCAGGCGACGTAAAGCCGGGCGATCGCCTTTTATTAAATGATGGGTTAGTAGTTCTGACGGTCGAGAGCGTTAAAGGTGGAGAGATTTTTACCGTCGTTGAGCAGGGCGGCCCACTTTCTAATAACAAAGGCATTAATCGCGCTGGCGGTGGCTTAACTGCTCCAGCGTTGACAGAGAAAGATATTGCAGATTTAGACGCAGCGATTGCGATGGGGGTTGATTTCTTGGCGATCAGCTTTCCAAAAGACGGTGCTGATATGGCTTATGCCCGTACATTGGCGGATGCTGCGAGCGCTAAATATGGTGTTGGCAAAGTCAGAACGATTGCTAAGGTGGAGCGTGCAGAAGCAATTGAGCCTGAGGCGCTCAAAAGCATTATTGCTGAGAGCGACGGCATTATGGTTGCTCGTGGCGACCTTGCTATTGAGGTTGGCAATGCTGCAGTACCCGCATTACAAAAACGCATGATCTCTTGGGCACGTGAAGCGGATAAATTTACGATCACTGCTACGCAAATGATGGAGTCCATGATTAATGCTCCAGTACCCACCCGCGCCGAAGTGAGCGACGTTGCTAACGCGGTGTTGGATGGTACGGATGCAGTAATGTTGTCCGCTGAATCTGCTGCAGGTATGTATCCAGTGCAAACCATTAAAGCGATGGCGGAGATTTGTGTTGAAGCAGAAAAGTCAGATCGCGTAAAACTCGATACCGACTTTTTGGATCAGACTTTTACACGTATCGATCAAACAATTGCCTTGGGTGCCTTGTTTACAGCACATCACTTGAATGCGGATGCTATTGCAGCCTTAACTGATTCAGGGTCTACCGCGATTTGGATGAGTCGTCACAACATTCACGTACCAATCTTTGCCTTGACATCGAAAATTGCAACACAGCGTGCTTTAAGCACCTATCGCAATGTCACACCAATCGGCTTGGATTACACCAAAGACCGCGATACTGCATTACAAGAAGTAGAGGCATGCTTGAAAAAAGTAGGCGCCGTCAAAAAAGGTGACACTGTTGTGCTGACTTCTGGCGAGCCTATGGGTGAGCCTGGCGGAACCAATACCCTCAAAATTATTCATGTGAAGTAA
- a CDS encoding phosphoglycerate kinase — translation MPESLFKVKRLSELAQSGQLKGKRVLIRADLNVPQDEAGNITEDTRIRASMPAMQMCLDAGAAVMVTSHLGRPTEGEFKPEDSLAPVADRIASLLNRKVPLISDWVDGGFEVNPGELVLLENCRLNVGEKKNNDELAKKIAALCDVYVNDAFGTAHRAEATTHGVAKFAPVACAGPLMAAELDALSRALASPKRPLVAIVAGSKVSSKLTILKALSEKVDELIVGGGIANTFMLAKGLPIGKSLAEPDLVDEAREIMEIMEKRGAHVPIPEDVVVANELSPLARANRVPSDQVAEDDMILDIGPKTAARLSTMLAHAGTIVWNGPLGVFEIDQFGGGTKMLAAAIAHSPAFSIAGGGDTLAAIAKYGIENQVDYISTGGGAFLEFLEGKTLPAFAVLAERAKD, via the coding sequence ATGCCGGAATCCTTATTTAAAGTTAAGCGTTTAAGTGAATTAGCCCAATCAGGTCAATTAAAGGGTAAACGGGTTTTAATCCGTGCTGACCTGAACGTTCCTCAAGACGAAGCCGGAAACATTACAGAAGACACTCGTATCCGGGCATCCATGCCAGCGATGCAGATGTGTCTGGATGCTGGGGCCGCTGTAATGGTGACTTCTCATTTGGGTCGTCCAACGGAGGGGGAATTTAAACCAGAGGATAGTTTGGCTCCAGTAGCTGATCGCATCGCCAGTTTGCTCAATCGTAAAGTTCCATTAATTAGTGATTGGGTAGACGGGGGTTTTGAAGTAAATCCAGGCGAGCTCGTGTTGCTAGAAAACTGTCGCTTGAATGTGGGCGAGAAAAAGAATAACGACGAGCTAGCAAAAAAGATTGCTGCCTTATGTGATGTTTATGTCAATGATGCATTTGGAACTGCGCATCGTGCAGAGGCGACAACCCATGGTGTGGCGAAGTTTGCGCCAGTAGCATGTGCTGGTCCTTTGATGGCCGCTGAATTAGATGCACTAAGTCGTGCATTAGCAAGTCCAAAACGCCCATTAGTGGCAATTGTTGCTGGCTCAAAAGTTTCTTCAAAGCTCACTATTTTGAAAGCCTTATCCGAGAAGGTGGATGAGCTCATCGTTGGCGGTGGTATTGCAAATACTTTTATGCTGGCCAAAGGGTTGCCAATTGGTAAATCACTTGCTGAACCTGATTTGGTTGATGAGGCTAGAGAAATTATGGAAATCATGGAGAAGCGCGGTGCTCATGTTCCGATTCCGGAAGATGTAGTCGTTGCAAATGAATTATCTCCATTGGCCCGTGCAAACAGGGTTCCATCAGATCAAGTAGCGGAAGACGACATGATTTTGGACATTGGTCCAAAGACCGCTGCGCGTTTATCTACCATGCTGGCTCACGCTGGCACGATTGTGTGGAATGGCCCGTTAGGCGTATTTGAAATCGATCAATTTGGTGGTGGCACCAAAATGTTAGCCGCTGCAATTGCACACTCTCCTGCATTTTCGATAGCTGGTGGCGGAGATACATTGGCAGCAATCGCAAAGTACGGTATTGAGAACCAAGTGGATTACATCTCTACTGGTGGTGGCGCTTTTTTAGAATTCTTAGAAGGTAAAACCTTGCCAGCCTTTGCAGTACTTGCTGAAAGAGCGAAAGACTAA
- a CDS encoding branched-chain amino acid transaminase, whose protein sequence is MSMSDRDGFIWTDGKLIPWREANVHVLTHSLHYGMGVFEGIRAYKTPQGTAIFRLPEHVKRLFNGTKIFQMNMPFSSEEITKGIIDVVNSNKLEACYIRPIIFIGSQKLGISPKGNSIHTSIAAWEWGAYLGEDGLNKGIRVKTSSFTRHFVNSSLVRAKASGYYINSILANQEVTANGYDEALLLDTEGYVSEGSGENLFMVRNGIVYTPDLASCLDGITRDSVMQIAKDLGYEVREKRLTRDEVYSADEAFFTGTAAEVTPIRELDDRTIGDGKRGPITEKIQKTYFDAVYGRDDKYKSWLTYVK, encoded by the coding sequence ATGTCGATGTCCGACCGCGATGGCTTTATTTGGACTGATGGGAAGCTAATTCCTTGGCGCGAGGCCAATGTTCACGTGTTAACACACAGCCTACACTACGGAATGGGCGTTTTTGAAGGTATTCGCGCCTATAAAACCCCCCAGGGAACAGCCATTTTCCGCCTCCCAGAGCACGTAAAACGCCTTTTTAACGGTACCAAGATCTTCCAAATGAACATGCCGTTCAGCTCAGAAGAGATTACCAAGGGCATTATTGACGTGGTTAATAGCAATAAGCTCGAAGCCTGCTATATCCGCCCAATTATCTTTATTGGCTCCCAAAAGCTGGGAATCTCTCCTAAGGGCAACAGTATCCATACCTCTATCGCGGCCTGGGAATGGGGTGCTTATTTGGGTGAAGATGGTCTAAATAAGGGTATTCGGGTCAAAACTTCCTCATTTACACGTCATTTTGTCAATTCTTCACTAGTTCGAGCTAAGGCCTCTGGTTACTACATCAACTCCATTTTGGCCAACCAAGAAGTGACTGCCAATGGATATGACGAGGCTTTATTGCTTGATACCGAGGGCTATGTTTCAGAAGGCTCCGGCGAAAACCTCTTTATGGTTCGCAACGGAATTGTGTACACACCAGATTTAGCCTCTTGCTTAGACGGAATCACGCGTGACTCCGTCATGCAGATTGCCAAAGATCTCGGATATGAAGTTCGCGAAAAACGTTTAACCCGCGATGAAGTTTATTCAGCTGATGAAGCTTTCTTCACCGGTACTGCTGCTGAAGTTACTCCAATTCGTGAATTAGATGACCGTACTATTGGTGACGGTAAGCGTGGCCCAATCACTGAAAAAATTCAGAAGACGTATTTTGATGCAGTGTATGGCAGAGATGACAAATACAAATCTTGGCTCACTTACGTAAAGTGA
- a CDS encoding zinc-finger domain-containing protein: MTQAQVVMVDGKDLPLHCPTNKTPAWNSHPRVFLDITKTGEAKCPYCGAEYKLIPGTEPHGH; the protein is encoded by the coding sequence ATGACTCAAGCTCAAGTGGTAATGGTGGATGGCAAAGATTTACCTCTACATTGCCCCACCAATAAAACTCCAGCATGGAATTCGCATCCACGCGTTTTTCTAGATATCACTAAAACCGGCGAAGCCAAGTGTCCTTACTGTGGCGCAGAGTACAAACTCATTCCCGGCACTGAACCACACGGTCACTAA
- the waaF gene encoding lipopolysaccharide heptosyltransferase II yields MHSILIIAPNWIGDAVMTQPLLAQLKAQYPESKIDVLASTWVAPIYRACPEVHEVIEAKFEHKQLQWKLRKQLAKELASKNYQVCFVLPNSFKSAIIPWLANIPFRVGYRGELRFGFINLALDNPSKINRPPMVEHYLALSQLLSDEQAPSLASNPTPKLNVSSAANLAVQIKLQSAKIDPANTYVMCPGAEYGQTKRWPTSHFTQLAQRLIASNPNHQIILLGSKGDHALAQEIYSQAKQDVHIHNWCGSTSLDEAIALIGMSKAVISNDSGLMHIAAALKTPQAAIFGSSDPAHTPPLSSKAKVIWLNLPCSPCHKRICPLGHLKCLNDILPEQVFATLSTLQS; encoded by the coding sequence ATGCACAGTATTCTGATCATTGCCCCAAACTGGATTGGGGATGCCGTAATGACTCAGCCCTTGTTGGCTCAGCTTAAAGCGCAATATCCAGAATCTAAAATTGATGTCCTCGCTAGTACCTGGGTAGCACCCATCTATCGTGCTTGCCCAGAAGTTCACGAAGTGATCGAAGCAAAGTTTGAGCATAAACAATTGCAATGGAAATTACGCAAGCAACTTGCCAAAGAACTTGCATCTAAAAATTATCAAGTCTGCTTTGTATTACCCAATAGCTTCAAGTCAGCCATTATTCCTTGGCTCGCAAATATTCCTTTTCGGGTTGGCTACCGCGGCGAATTGCGCTTTGGCTTCATTAATCTCGCGCTAGATAATCCAAGCAAAATAAATCGTCCGCCGATGGTCGAGCACTATCTTGCATTAAGTCAATTACTAAGTGATGAGCAAGCGCCTTCACTAGCAAGCAACCCAACGCCAAAATTAAATGTTTCTTCTGCCGCAAATCTTGCTGTGCAGATTAAATTGCAAAGTGCCAAGATTGATCCTGCCAATACTTATGTCATGTGCCCAGGCGCTGAATATGGCCAAACTAAGCGCTGGCCAACAAGTCATTTCACACAATTGGCACAAAGATTAATAGCTAGCAACCCGAATCATCAGATCATTCTTTTAGGTAGCAAAGGTGACCACGCACTTGCCCAAGAAATTTATTCTCAAGCAAAGCAAGACGTACATATTCACAATTGGTGTGGGTCCACATCATTGGATGAGGCAATTGCCCTGATTGGCATGAGTAAAGCGGTGATTAGCAACGACTCAGGCTTAATGCACATAGCCGCAGCCCTTAAAACCCCCCAAGCGGCTATCTTTGGCTCAAGTGATCCAGCGCATACACCCCCACTATCCAGTAAAGCCAAAGTCATTTGGCTAAACTTACCGTGTAGCCCCTGTCACAAAAGAATCTGCCCCCTGGGTCACCTAAAGTGCCTAAATGACATCTTGCCAGAGCAAGTATTCGCTACACTGAGTACCTTGCAGTCATAA
- a CDS encoding nuclear transport factor 2 family protein — MTKLARLFHSADDVVEAWRDALSHRDVQGALDIWLDDDSITCVLPEGHRLTGHAEIREGLERLLAKQPLFLEPIACISHSVLGAAVYDTTEAVHLRADQVEAEFFLNITLVLLQDSQGWRIAHLHASHSTEDTFDAPSTPHGLH, encoded by the coding sequence ATGACCAAACTTGCCAGACTCTTTCACAGTGCCGATGATGTAGTAGAGGCATGGCGAGATGCACTGAGTCATCGCGATGTGCAAGGCGCACTCGATATTTGGTTGGATGATGACTCCATCACCTGCGTACTCCCCGAAGGTCACCGCCTCACTGGTCATGCAGAAATTCGAGAAGGCTTAGAAAGATTACTCGCGAAGCAGCCTTTATTTTTAGAGCCCATTGCTTGCATTAGTCACTCTGTTTTAGGTGCTGCTGTATATGACACAACTGAAGCAGTGCATTTAAGAGCAGATCAAGTTGAGGCAGAATTTTTCCTCAACATTACACTTGTACTTCTACAGGATAGTCAGGGTTGGCGCATTGCCCATTTACATGCCAGCCACTCTACCGAAGATACCTTCGACGCACCTTCCACCCCACACGGCCTGCATTAA
- a CDS encoding DUF2946 family protein produces the protein MDDQVLRSLMKWPNVPDCFGWLALDRRGQWRMRDEFTQQNKLPGQVIKHAALNEFIARNYACDELGRYFFQNGPQRVFITLDATPWIVRIIPSEEKSVLVNQCHQTMEPTAALSDENGNIYIVGKVSETVYNSKDNQQFLKNESQSIALLHDHDLDHFSGLAKLREEACSFGGSWVWQDKQLPLDPIHSEELASRFHFIAKPQP, from the coding sequence ATGGATGACCAAGTGCTACGGTCACTGATGAAGTGGCCCAATGTGCCTGATTGCTTTGGTTGGCTAGCCTTAGATCGTCGCGGGCAGTGGCGCATGCGCGATGAATTCACACAACAAAATAAGCTTCCAGGCCAAGTTATTAAGCATGCCGCCCTGAATGAATTTATTGCTCGAAACTATGCCTGTGATGAACTCGGCAGATACTTTTTTCAAAATGGGCCTCAACGGGTTTTTATTACTTTAGATGCGACACCCTGGATCGTCAGAATCATTCCCAGCGAAGAGAAATCGGTCCTCGTCAATCAATGCCATCAAACCATGGAACCCACTGCTGCTTTAAGTGATGAGAATGGCAATATTTATATTGTCGGAAAAGTAAGTGAGACTGTTTACAACAGCAAAGACAATCAGCAATTTCTGAAAAACGAATCTCAATCAATAGCTCTTTTACACGATCACGATCTAGATCATTTTTCAGGGCTCGCCAAACTTCGCGAAGAAGCCTGTAGTTTTGGTGGGTCATGGGTTTGGCAAGACAAACAATTACCCTTGGATCCGATTCATTCTGAAGAGCTAGCCTCTCGCTTTCACTTCATCGCAAAACCACAGCCCTAG
- a CDS encoding M48 family metalloprotease: MQEIKSAPKTSFLRRTLAIQLMVSLALAGFPAHAAAPAGDVSVEGNSAAIQNIGRAMQSPDARPANAPIRNSMQSQPTIILPDMGDPGGDSLSRMDERKYGEMIMRQIRPDPDYSNDLPLYDFLNQMERRLLQAARKLQLGGANEQGSGAYNFEVFAVKDSTINAFALPGGFIGFHTGLIVSAESDSEVASVMGHETGHVLQRHLARQMDRQTTNTMIAVAGMVLGALAMSRNPQAAAGLMQGGQAVAINNQLSYSRDAEREADRIGFQILDASGYDVNGAPGFFQRLQKATGIMDKGVPGYVRTHPLTTDRIADMQDRARTVGSRNVPISVEFYFIKARARMEQSGTSSGMYDLKNTFDSLSKQQAIGKQLEGFYGLALIAQRQGKIDQAEADLQQARNLVQKASAPGSPIQRQSLSLDITASELALAKGKGEEALQIAQATLRAYPQSYAAGAAMINAELRLGRNNDAITWLKARTRAQPNEIVWWSLLSKAYDQAKNVPMRHYALGEKYALEGAWPSAIEQLRIARSAGGADFYQGSSIDARLREMQRQYQDELKEQGKQMPG, translated from the coding sequence ATGCAAGAGATAAAGTCAGCTCCAAAAACCTCTTTTTTGCGGCGTACCTTGGCCATTCAGTTGATGGTCAGCCTTGCTTTAGCCGGATTTCCTGCTCACGCAGCCGCCCCCGCTGGAGATGTATCTGTAGAGGGCAACTCTGCTGCCATTCAGAATATAGGTAGAGCAATGCAGTCTCCTGATGCTCGACCTGCTAATGCTCCTATACGCAACTCTATGCAGAGTCAGCCTACGATTATTTTGCCTGATATGGGGGATCCTGGCGGCGATTCTTTAAGCAGAATGGATGAGCGCAAGTATGGCGAAATGATCATGCGCCAGATTCGTCCAGATCCTGATTATTCAAATGACTTGCCGCTCTATGATTTTTTAAATCAAATGGAGCGCCGTCTATTACAAGCTGCTAGAAAGTTACAGCTTGGCGGGGCTAACGAGCAGGGCAGTGGCGCTTACAACTTTGAGGTCTTTGCCGTAAAAGATAGCACTATTAATGCGTTTGCATTACCCGGTGGATTTATTGGTTTTCATACTGGGCTGATCGTGAGTGCCGAATCAGATTCTGAGGTTGCCTCTGTAATGGGGCATGAGACAGGTCACGTATTGCAGCGTCACCTAGCACGTCAAATGGATAGGCAAACAACCAATACGATGATTGCTGTTGCCGGCATGGTGCTTGGGGCATTAGCGATGTCACGCAATCCACAGGCTGCAGCTGGCCTGATGCAGGGCGGTCAAGCGGTTGCAATTAATAATCAACTCTCCTATTCCCGAGATGCTGAGCGAGAAGCCGATCGCATTGGATTTCAAATTTTGGATGCGAGTGGATATGACGTCAATGGTGCGCCAGGATTCTTCCAGCGCTTGCAAAAAGCTACCGGCATCATGGATAAAGGTGTGCCAGGTTATGTTCGCACTCATCCCTTAACAACGGATCGCATTGCAGATATGCAAGATAGGGCGAGAACAGTGGGGTCTCGCAATGTGCCAATATCTGTCGAGTTTTATTTCATTAAGGCTCGTGCTCGCATGGAGCAATCGGGCACCTCCAGCGGAATGTATGACCTAAAAAATACCTTTGATAGCTTAAGCAAGCAACAAGCTATTGGTAAGCAATTAGAAGGTTTCTATGGATTAGCCTTAATCGCGCAACGCCAAGGAAAAATTGATCAAGCAGAAGCTGATTTACAGCAAGCCCGTAACTTAGTTCAGAAGGCAAGCGCTCCAGGTTCGCCCATCCAAAGACAGAGTCTATCTTTAGATATCACAGCCTCAGAGCTAGCCTTAGCAAAAGGAAAGGGCGAAGAGGCGTTACAAATTGCCCAAGCTACATTGCGTGCTTATCCACAATCCTATGCAGCTGGCGCAGCCATGATTAATGCAGAGCTAAGGCTTGGACGTAACAATGATGCAATTACATGGTTAAAGGCGCGCACAAGAGCCCAGCCAAATGAAATCGTTTGGTGGAGCTTGCTTTCCAAGGCATACGATCAGGCCAAGAATGTGCCGATGCGCCATTACGCTCTCGGTGAAAAATATGCGCTTGAGGGGGCATGGCCCTCGGCTATCGAACAACTACGGATTGCTCGTTCTGCCGGTGGCGCTGATTTTTACCAGGGCTCTAGTATCGATGCTCGTCTACGGGAAATGCAGCGTCAATACCAAGACGAGCTTAAGGAACAGGGTAAGCAAATGCCAGGCTAG
- the moaC gene encoding cyclic pyranopterin monophosphate synthase MoaC: protein MNKLTHFDASGQAHMVNVGDKPNTHRIALATGKITMLPETFKMVDAGTHKKGDVLGIARIAGIQASKRTSDLIPLCHPLALTHVSLEFQTNPNESSITCQVRAETTGPTGVEMEALTAVQVALLAIYDMCKAVDRGMVMGDVKLLEKSGGKSGEWKAA, encoded by the coding sequence ATGAACAAACTAACTCATTTTGATGCGAGTGGGCAAGCCCACATGGTAAACGTTGGTGATAAGCCTAACACCCATCGTATTGCCCTTGCCACTGGCAAAATTACGATGCTGCCCGAAACCTTCAAAATGGTAGATGCAGGGACCCATAAAAAAGGTGATGTACTGGGAATTGCCAGAATTGCAGGTATTCAGGCATCGAAAAGAACATCAGACCTCATTCCCTTGTGCCATCCGCTGGCATTAACTCACGTTAGCCTGGAGTTCCAAACTAACCCCAATGAAAGCAGCATCACCTGCCAAGTCAGGGCAGAAACTACTGGGCCAACCGGAGTTGAAATGGAAGCCCTCACCGCAGTCCAAGTTGCCCTCCTCGCAATCTACGATATGTGCAAAGCCGTAGACCGAGGCATGGTGATGGGTGATGTGAAACTTCTTGAGAAGAGTGGTGGCAAGAGCGGGGAGTGGAAGGCTGCTTGA
- a CDS encoding pilin has protein sequence MQSFSHDVQDLEGDQDAGFTLIEVMVVVAIIGILVAIAVPQYQDYIARSRVVEGMNLSSSAKLAVTEAFASRGTVVMDEATSGAFTFTPTRSVKLIEITPSGAIAIDYQISVAPEGKNTLHLIPTNEPDANVPRPLDLSKPEGSTWAGGWSCRSTETNLISQLLPSECRIGK, from the coding sequence ATGCAGAGTTTTAGTCATGACGTTCAAGATTTAGAAGGCGATCAAGATGCAGGATTTACCTTGATCGAAGTAATGGTGGTAGTGGCAATTATTGGCATCTTGGTAGCTATAGCAGTGCCTCAATATCAAGACTATATTGCGCGCAGTAGGGTGGTAGAGGGTATGAATTTATCTTCTAGTGCCAAGCTTGCTGTGACGGAAGCGTTTGCCAGTCGTGGAACTGTAGTGATGGATGAGGCGACCAGCGGAGCCTTTACATTTACACCCACCCGAAGCGTCAAGCTAATTGAAATCACGCCATCCGGAGCAATCGCAATTGATTACCAAATTAGTGTTGCGCCAGAGGGTAAGAACACCTTGCATCTCATCCCCACCAACGAGCCTGATGCCAATGTCCCTAGACCATTAGATTTATCTAAACCTGAGGGCTCGACTTGGGCCGGTGGATGGTCATGTAGATCTACTGAGACCAATTTGATTTCTCAACTACTGCCTTCGGAATGCAGGATCGGTAAGTAA
- a CDS encoding TerC family protein: MDLSVFSGPAFWAALLSIIVANILLSGDNAVVIALASRNLPPVQQKKAIFWGSAAAIILRVVLTITAVQLLTLPYLKIIGAILLLYIGVQLLADSGEEEDMHAHPNIWGAIRTILVADLVMSLDNVLAVAAAAQKGPEETRLVLLIIGLGLSIPLIIFGSALLLKVMDRFPIIITLGAGLLGLLAGGMLVEDPAIKDSMQAAFEDAHMIFEGIGVAIVLLVGTYLKKKQKHKEAA, encoded by the coding sequence ATGGATTTATCAGTATTTTCAGGGCCAGCATTTTGGGCTGCTCTTTTATCAATCATTGTTGCGAATATTTTGCTATCAGGCGACAACGCAGTTGTAATTGCGCTTGCGTCACGCAACTTGCCGCCAGTTCAGCAGAAGAAGGCAATTTTTTGGGGTAGTGCCGCAGCAATTATTTTGCGTGTAGTCCTCACAATTACCGCTGTTCAATTGCTGACTTTGCCTTACCTCAAGATCATCGGCGCTATTTTGCTTCTCTATATCGGCGTCCAGCTTTTGGCTGATAGCGGTGAAGAAGAAGATATGCATGCTCATCCAAATATTTGGGGCGCGATTCGCACCATCTTGGTCGCAGACTTAGTAATGAGCTTGGATAACGTATTGGCAGTAGCTGCTGCGGCCCAAAAGGGTCCAGAAGAAACTCGCTTGGTGCTACTCATCATCGGTTTGGGCCTCTCTATTCCATTGATTATTTTTGGTAGTGCTTTGCTTCTAAAAGTAATGGATCGTTTCCCAATCATCATTACCCTGGGTGCTGGCTTATTAGGCTTGTTGGCAGGCGGAATGTTGGTTGAAGATCCAGCAATCAAAGACTCTATGCAGGCTGCATTTGAAGATGCGCACATGATTTTTGAGGGTATTGGAGTTGCTATCGTACTTTTAGTTGGCACTTATCTCAAAAAGAAACAGAAGCATAAAGAAGCGGCGTAA